In Odontesthes bonariensis isolate fOdoBon6 chromosome 9, fOdoBon6.hap1, whole genome shotgun sequence, the following proteins share a genomic window:
- the ddx6 gene encoding putative ATP-dependent RNA helicase ddx6, which yields MSTTRTENPVILGLSNQNGQLRGSVKPSGAPGGGGGGPQQQQLNQMKGTINGNSQPAPTTNAVIKPGDDWKKNLKLPPKDMRMRTSDVTATKGNEFEDYCLKRELLMGIFEMGWEKPSPIQEESIPIALSGRDILARAKNGTGKSGAYLIPLLERIDLKRDFIQAVVIVPTRELALQVSQICIQVSKHMGGVKVMATTGGTNLRDDIMRLDETVHVIIATPGRILDLIKKGVAKVNQVQMIVLDEADKLLSQDFVVMMEEILGFLPKQRQILLYSATFPLSVQKFMNAHLQKPYEINLMEELTLKGVTQYYAYVTERQKVHCLNTLFSRLQINQSIIFCNSSQRVELLAKKISQLGYSCFYIHAKMRQEHRNRVFHDFRNGLCRNLVCTDLFTRGIDIQAVNVVINFDFPKLGETYLHRIGRSGRFGHLGLAINLITYDDRFNLKGIEEQLGTEIKPIPGIIDKSLYVAEYHSESGEEVKP from the exons ATGAGCACCACCAGGACAGAGAACCCAGTGATTTTGGGCTTGTCCAACCAGAATGGACAGTTGAGAGGCTCAGTGAAACCTTCTGGAGCTCCAGGTGGAGGCGGAGGAGGTCCTCAACAGCAGCAATTGAACCAGATGAAAGGCACAATCAATGGTAATTCCCAGCCAGCCCCTACAACAAATGCTGTCATCAA GCCTGGAGATGACTGGAAGAAAAATTTGAAATTGCCCCCAAAAGACATGAGGATGAGAACTTCG GATGTGACTGCAACTAAAGGCAATGAGTTTGAAGATTATTGCCTAAAGAGGGAGCTACTCATGGGAATCTTTGAGATGGGCTGGGAAAAGCCATCTCCAATTCAG GAGGAAAGCATTCCCATTGCACTGTCAGGAAGGGATATTTTGGCCAGAGCCAAGAATGGGACGGGAAAGAGCGGAGCCTACCTCATTCCCTTACTTGAACGCATTGACCTGAAGAGGGACTTTATACAAG cCGTGGTCATAGTGCCCACCAGAGAACTGGCACTGCAAGTAAGCCAAATATGTATCCAGGTCAGCAAACACATGGGTGGCGTGAAGGTAATGGCGACCACGGGTGGAACCAACCTCCGGGATGACATCATGAGACTTGATGAAACGG tacatGTGATCATTGCCACTCCTGGGAGGATTTTGGACCTCATTAAGAAGGGGGTGGCCAAAGTCAATCAAGTGCAGATGATCGTGTTGGATGAA GCCGACAAACTCCTGTCTCAGGACTTTGTGGTCATGATGGAGGAGATCTTGGGCTTCCTGCCCAAACAGAGGCAGATTCTGCTGTACTCTGCAACCTTCCCTCTCAGCGTGCAGAAGTTTATG AATGCGCACTTGCAGAAACCCTATGAGATCAACCTAATGGAGGAGCTTACACTGAAGGGTGTGACTCAGTATTATGCTTATGTAACTGAAAGGCAAAAGGTCCATTGCCTTAACACCTTGTTTTCCAGG CTCCAGATCAACCAGTCTATAATATTCTGCAACTCCTCTCAGAGGGTGGAGCTCCTTGCCAAGAAGATCTCCCAGCTTGGTTATTCGTGTTTCTACATTCATGCCAAGATGAGACAG GAGCATCGCAACCGTGTGTTCCACGACTTCAGAAATGGCCTGTGCCGGAATCTCGTCTGCACTG ACCTCTTCACAAGAGGAATTGACATTCAAGCTGTGAATGTTGTGATCAACTTCGATTTTCCCAAGCTGGGAGAAACGTACCTTCACCGCATTGGTCGCTCTG GACGCTTTGGACACCTGGGTCTAGCCATCAACCTCATCACATACGATGATCGCTTCAACCTTAAAGGGATCGAGGAGCAGCTTGGAACGGAGATCAAACCCATCCCTGGCATCATTGATAAGAGCTTATACGTGGCAGAGTACCACAGTGAGAGTGGCGAAGAAGTCAAGCCATGA
- the treh gene encoding trehalase translates to MPRGQTPIVSIPPPCDSGIFCTGPILHQVQEAKLFDDDKHFVDMKLKFAPDVVLSSFSNLSNEWPNATIPPVKLQEFLSAHFDQPGTEFESWTPPDWHDKPRFLDRIADDKLRDWGEKIHNLWKSLGRKIRTSVKDHPELYSQIYTPHPVVVPGGRFRELYYWDSYWVINGLLLSEMTNTAFGMIQNFLHLVDRYGFIPNGGRIYYERRSQPPFLTLMVESYYQATKDKELLSAALPLLEREYQFWMHNRSVAVNLNGEHVLNRYHVPVDLPRPESYTDDLELAEGLTAEDKRQLWMDLKAGAESGWDFTSRWYIDGEGHNNGSLRETRTSQILPTDLNALMCRSEKTLASFHRLLGNGDSAARYEQAAARRMKAMEAVLWDAERGAWFDYSLVTRSKHFEFYPSNLAPVWAQCYSLPEMGEKALQYLKGSGALQFPNGVPTSLRESGQQWDYPNAWPPLQHMLIEGLSKLPSEDAKQLAFKLAQRWIKTNWLAYMKYEAMFEKYDVNGDGKPGGGGEYEVQLGFGWTNGVVLQLLDQYGATLTSGGRRVCYELLLPLVVSVTLMLQ, encoded by the exons ATGCCCAGAGGGCAGACGCCCATCGTG AGTATTCCTCCTCCGTGTGACAG TGGAATATTCTGCACGGGGCCCATCCTGCATCAGGTGCAGGAAGCGAAACTGTTTGACGATGACAAGCACTTTgttgacatgaagctgaagtTCGCTCCTG ATGTTGTTTTGTCGTCGTTTAGCAACCTTTCCAATGAGTGGCCAAATGCGACCATCCCCCCTGTGAAACTGCAGGAATTCCTCAGCGCACACTTTGATCAGCCAGGGACAGAGTTTGAGTCATGGACACCACCAGACTGGCATGACAA GCCAAGGTTCCTGGACAGAATCGCAGATGATAAACTGCGtgactggggggaaaaaatacaTAATCTGTGGAAGTCGCTGGGCAGAAAG ATCCGCACCAGTGTCAAAGATCACCCAGAGCTCTACTCGCAGATTTACACTCCACATCCGGTGGTTGTGCCAGGGGGGCGTTTCAGGGAGCTCTACTATTG GGACTCCTACTGGGTCATCAATGGGCTCCTTCTCTCAGAGATGACAAACACAGCCTTTGGGATGATTCAGAACTTTCTCCACCTTGTAGACAG ATATGGCTTCATTCCAAACGGTGGGCGGATTTACTATGAAAGGCGCAGTCAGCCTCCATTCCTCACTCTAATGGTGGAGAGCTACTATCAGGCAACCAAGGATAAAGAGCTCCTCAG TGCAGCTTTACCACTTCTGGAGAGGGAGTACCAGTTCTGGATGCACAATCGTTCTGTGGCTGTAAACCTAAACGGGGAACATGTCCTGAACCGGTATCATGTGCCGGTGGACTTGCCCAG GCCGGAATCCTATACAGATGATCTGGAATTAGCTGAAGGGCTCACCGCTG AGGACAAACGGCAGCTGTGGATGGATCTGAAAGCAGGTGCAGAGTCTGGTTGGGACTTTACTTCCCGCTGGTACATAGACGGTGAAGGCCACAATAACGGCTCCCTCAGAGAGACCCGCACCAGCCAGATCCTCCCCACTGACCTCAACGCGCTGATGTGCCGCAGCGAGAAAACTCTTGCTTCGTTTCACCGGTTACTGG GTAATGGTGACTCAGCGGCTCGGTATGAGCAGGCTGCAGCCCGCAGAATGAAAGCTATGGAGGCGGTGCTGTGGGATGCTGAGAGAGGAGCGTGGTTTGACTACAGCCTGGTGACGCGGTCCAAACACTTTGAGTTCTACCCTTCCAACCTGGCACCTGTTTGGGCACAGTGCTATTCTCTGCCTGAGATGGGAGAGAAGGCATTGCAGTACCTCAAG GGGAGTGGCGCGCTCCAGTTCCCCAATGGAGTCCCAACATCGCTGAGGGAGTCCGGCCAGCAGTGGGACTACCCTAACGCATGGCCTCCTTTGCAGCACATGCTTATAGAAG gTTTATCCAAACTGCCCTCTGAGGATGCCAAACAACTAGCTTTTAAATTGGCCCAGCGTTGGATCAAGACAAACTGGCTGGCCTATATGAAGTATGAAGCCATGTTTGAGAAG TACGATGTGAACGGAGATGGCAAACCTGGTGGTGGAGGAGAATACGAAGTTCAG CTGGGTTTTGGTTGGACCAATGGTGTTGTCCTGCAGCTCCTGGATCAGTATGGGGCGACTCTCACCTCGGGAGGCAGACGTGTGTGCTATGAACTCCTGCTGCCTCTGGTCGTCTCAGTCACACTCATGCTCCAGTGA